The Pollutimonas sp. M17 sequence GGATCCCGACGAGATACGCGATCCGGTCAGGCCGCCGCGCGAGGATCCTCCGATGCGGGCACACGAAGAGCCGAGGCTGCACTGACTGGGGTCAGGCCGGATGGCGGCCGGGGCCCTGCGGGGAAAAATCGGCGGCGGCCATATCGAGCAGCCGCTGCATTTTTTCCACGGCGGGCGAAATGACTCTACGGCGCCGCAGCGCCCGGGGCATTCCAAGCAGCACCTGACATAGAACGGGCCAGAGAATGTGCCGGGAATACGCCTGCCGCATGCGCAGCGAGGTTTCCCGGTAAGCCGCGCGCACAGGACGGCGCATCCACGCCACCCAGATCGCATTTCGTATCAATAGGCGCTCCCGCAGGCTCGAATCGCGGATCTTGGACGGAAAATGCCGGGTCACGACGTCGGCCGCATAGATGATGCGCCAGCCCTGTTCCACCATGTCCAGCGCCATCAGGGATTCTTCGCCGCCGATGAAAAGGGGGGGCCAATAGCCGCCCACCTCGAAGAAGGCGCGTGTACGCATGACGCAAGCCCCCGCCATGAAGCCCAGCAGTTGCGGGCCCGGCAGGCTTTCACGGGCCAATGGGCTGTGCTCCATGGTCAGGCAGCCGGGATCGAGCTGGCGCGTGGGCCCTACATGGATGCAGGCACTGAGCACCCCGACGTCGGGTGCCATGTCCAGCATCTCCACGGCCCGCTCCAGCGATCCCGGATCCCACTGGGTATCGTCGTCGCTG is a genomic window containing:
- a CDS encoding glycosyltransferase family 2 protein, whose amino-acid sequence is MRAEGRATIVVLSYNRRVQLLSTLESLQKLPGQWPIIVVDNGSTDETAAAVAQRFPSVMLIRSQRNLGAAARNIGVAYAHTPYVAFSDDDTQWDPGSLERAVEMLDMAPDVGVLSACIHVGPTRQLDPGCLTMEHSPLARESLPGPQLLGFMAGACVMRTRAFFEVGGYWPPLFIGGEESLMALDMVEQGWRIIYAADVVTRHFPSKIRDSSLRERLLIRNAIWVAWMRRPVRAAYRETSLRMRQAYSRHILWPVLCQVLLGMPRALRRRRVISPAVEKMQRLLDMAAADFSPQGPGRHPA